Proteins from one Catenuloplanes atrovinosus genomic window:
- a CDS encoding 3-hydroxyacyl-CoA dehydrogenase NAD-binding domain-containing protein: protein MTDISFPSEVVTKSLLRLIRVPGVERQVALITLDNGFDHKKPNTFGPGGLTSLSTAIDEAIAADPAFIAITGKPYVFCVGADLTGMPLLETHAQALELGRFGHRVFAKLKDSTIPTFAFINGAAMGGGLELALHCHYRTLSSGAAALALPEVSLGLVPGWGGTQLLPNLIGPANAATVIIQNPLTQNRMLKPKQAAEMGIADLLLEPADFLERSLAWAADVVSGTVTVQRPEVDRDSWDGVLYFAKAMLDKRLHGAVPAANRALELIGVAKGATFAEGTALEDQALADLVFSEELRSGLYAFDLVQRRAKKPVGAPSPAHAKDVTKVGVVGAGLMASQLALLFARRLQVPVVMTDLDQARVDKGVAYVHAEIDKAVGKGRMDTGTAAKVRALVTGSVDKSVFADADFVIEAVFEELSVKKQVWAELEKIVSPEAVLATNTSSLSVTAMAADLEHPERVVGFHFFNPVAVLPLLEIIRGERTSDAALATAFAVGKQLRKSCVLVKDAPAFVANRVLVRFLSEIQSAIDAGTPLEVADSAIDPLGLPMRPLALLQLVGPAIAYHVTETLHAAFPDRFPLSANLKALADARLPLLVDDEINPAVTALLTVGDAPLSPDEVRQKVLDGLAQEIRILLDEGVVAEAQDVDLCMILGAGWPFHLGGITPYLDRTGTSESVTGQRFLPKGTASLA, encoded by the coding sequence ATGACGGACATCTCCTTCCCGTCCGAGGTCGTGACGAAGTCGCTGCTGCGGCTCATCCGGGTCCCGGGCGTCGAGCGACAGGTCGCGCTGATCACGCTGGACAACGGCTTCGACCACAAGAAGCCCAACACGTTCGGCCCCGGCGGCCTGACATCGCTGTCCACGGCGATCGACGAGGCGATCGCGGCGGACCCGGCGTTCATCGCGATCACCGGCAAGCCGTACGTCTTCTGCGTCGGCGCGGACCTCACCGGCATGCCGTTGCTGGAGACGCACGCGCAGGCGCTGGAGCTCGGCCGCTTCGGTCACCGCGTCTTCGCGAAGCTCAAGGACAGCACGATCCCGACGTTCGCCTTCATCAACGGCGCGGCGATGGGCGGCGGCCTGGAGCTGGCGCTGCACTGTCACTACCGGACGCTCTCCTCCGGCGCGGCCGCGCTCGCGCTGCCCGAGGTCTCGCTCGGGCTGGTTCCCGGGTGGGGCGGCACCCAACTGCTGCCGAACCTGATCGGCCCGGCCAACGCGGCCACGGTGATCATCCAGAACCCGCTGACGCAGAATCGCATGCTGAAGCCGAAGCAGGCCGCCGAGATGGGCATCGCGGACCTGCTGCTGGAGCCGGCCGACTTCCTGGAGCGCTCGCTGGCCTGGGCCGCGGACGTGGTCTCCGGCACGGTCACGGTCCAGCGCCCCGAGGTCGACCGCGACTCGTGGGACGGCGTGCTCTACTTCGCCAAGGCGATGCTGGACAAGCGCCTGCACGGCGCCGTGCCGGCCGCGAACCGCGCGCTGGAGCTGATCGGCGTCGCCAAGGGCGCCACGTTCGCCGAGGGCACCGCGCTGGAGGACCAGGCCCTCGCCGACCTGGTCTTCAGCGAGGAACTGCGCAGCGGGCTCTACGCCTTCGACCTGGTGCAGCGCCGGGCGAAGAAGCCGGTCGGCGCGCCGTCGCCCGCGCACGCGAAGGACGTCACCAAGGTCGGCGTGGTCGGCGCCGGCCTGATGGCCTCGCAGCTGGCGCTGCTGTTCGCGCGGCGCCTCCAGGTGCCGGTCGTGATGACCGACCTCGACCAGGCGCGCGTCGACAAGGGCGTCGCCTACGTGCACGCCGAGATCGACAAGGCGGTCGGCAAGGGCCGGATGGACACCGGTACCGCGGCGAAGGTACGCGCGCTGGTCACCGGCTCCGTCGACAAGTCGGTCTTCGCCGACGCGGACTTCGTGATCGAGGCGGTCTTCGAGGAACTGTCCGTCAAGAAGCAGGTCTGGGCCGAGCTGGAGAAGATCGTCTCGCCGGAGGCGGTGCTGGCCACCAACACGTCCTCGCTGTCGGTCACCGCGATGGCCGCGGACCTGGAGCACCCCGAGCGGGTGGTCGGCTTCCACTTCTTCAACCCGGTGGCGGTGCTGCCGCTGCTGGAGATCATCCGGGGTGAGCGCACCTCGGACGCCGCGCTGGCCACCGCGTTCGCGGTCGGCAAGCAGCTGCGGAAGAGCTGCGTGCTGGTCAAGGACGCGCCCGCGTTCGTCGCCAACCGGGTGCTGGTCCGCTTCCTGTCGGAGATCCAGTCGGCGATCGACGCGGGCACGCCGCTGGAGGTGGCGGACTCCGCGATCGACCCGCTCGGCCTCCCGATGCGCCCGCTGGCCCTGCTCCAGCTGGTCGGGCCCGCGATCGCGTACCACGTGACGGAGACGCTGCACGCCGCGTTCCCGGACCGGTTCCCGCTCAGCGCCAACCTGAAGGCGCTCGCCGACGCCCGCCTGCCGCTGCTGGTGGACGACGAGATCAATCCGGCGGTCACCGCGCTGCTGACGGTGGGCGACGCGCCGCTCTCCCCGGACGAGGTCCGCCAGAAGGTCCTCGACGGCCTCGCCCAGGAGATCCGCATCCTGCTCGACGAGGGCGTGGTCGCGGAGGCGCAGGACGTCGACCTGTGCATGATCCTCGGCGCGGGCTGGCCGTTCCACCTGGGCGGCATCACGCCCTACCTGGACCGCACCGGCACCTCCGAGTCGGTCACCGGCCAGCGGTTCCTGCCGAAGGGCACGGCCTCGCTCGCCTGA
- a CDS encoding thiolase family protein, whose product MPRQVRDVVFVDGVRTPFGKAGGMYADTRADDLVIRCIRELLARNPQLPPDRVEEVAIAATTQIGDQGLTIGRTAALLAGLPKSTPGFSIDRMCAGAMTAVTSVAGGIAMGAYDVAIAGGVEHMGRHPMGEGVDPNPRILAEKLVDPSALVMGATAENLHDRAPRITKERADAFALASQVKTAKAYADGKLQPDLVTMAVRDPATGWGLASTDEAPRETSMEKLATLKTPFRPHGKVTAGNAAGLNDGATASLIAAEDVARELGLPVAMRMVSFGYVGVEPEVMGVGPIPATEKALRIAGLGIEDIGLFELNEAFAVQVLAFLDHFGIADDDPRVNPWGGAISVGHPLASSGVRLMTQLARQFAENPQVRYGITAMCIGIGMGGSVIWENPAWEGDK is encoded by the coding sequence GTGCCCCGTCAAGTCCGGGACGTCGTCTTCGTCGACGGTGTCCGCACTCCGTTCGGCAAGGCGGGTGGCATGTACGCCGACACCCGCGCCGACGACCTCGTGATCCGCTGCATCCGGGAGCTGCTGGCGCGCAACCCGCAGCTGCCGCCCGACCGCGTGGAGGAGGTCGCGATCGCGGCCACCACGCAGATCGGCGACCAGGGCCTCACCATCGGCCGGACGGCCGCGCTGCTGGCCGGTCTGCCGAAGAGCACGCCCGGCTTCTCCATCGACCGCATGTGCGCCGGTGCCATGACCGCGGTGACGTCCGTGGCCGGCGGCATCGCCATGGGCGCCTACGACGTGGCCATCGCCGGCGGCGTGGAGCACATGGGCCGCCACCCGATGGGCGAGGGCGTCGACCCGAACCCGCGAATCCTGGCGGAGAAGCTCGTCGACCCGTCCGCGCTGGTGATGGGCGCGACCGCGGAGAACCTGCACGATCGCGCGCCGCGCATCACCAAGGAGCGCGCGGACGCGTTCGCGCTGGCGTCGCAGGTCAAGACCGCCAAGGCGTACGCGGACGGCAAGCTCCAGCCCGACCTGGTCACCATGGCGGTCCGCGACCCGGCGACCGGCTGGGGTCTGGCCAGCACGGACGAGGCGCCGCGCGAGACCAGCATGGAGAAGCTCGCCACGCTGAAGACGCCGTTCCGCCCGCACGGCAAGGTCACCGCCGGCAACGCGGCGGGACTGAACGACGGCGCCACCGCCAGCCTTATCGCGGCCGAGGACGTGGCCCGCGAGCTGGGCCTGCCGGTCGCGATGCGGATGGTCTCGTTCGGGTACGTCGGCGTCGAGCCCGAGGTGATGGGCGTCGGCCCGATCCCCGCCACGGAGAAGGCGCTGCGCATCGCCGGCCTGGGCATCGAGGACATCGGGCTGTTCGAGCTGAACGAGGCCTTCGCGGTCCAGGTGCTCGCGTTCCTCGACCACTTCGGCATCGCGGACGACGACCCGCGCGTCAACCCGTGGGGCGGCGCGATCTCGGTCGGGCACCCGCTGGCCTCGTCCGGCGTCCGGCTGATGACCCAGCTGGCCCGCCAGTTCGCGGAGAACCCGCAGGTCCGGTACGGCATCACCGCCATGTGCATCGGCATCGGCATGGGCGGATCGGTCATCTGGGAGAACCCCGCCTGGGAGGGTGACAAGTAA
- a CDS encoding HRDC domain-containing protein: protein MTDEPPLHRRDAQRQAGDGPHNPADDRPAAESDVRPDPSPGGAVPLLVPRDGTPKPVETGKELDDAVARFAAGTGPVAVDAERASGYRYSQRAYLVQLRRVGAGTVLIDPLPLGDLRVLDAAIADAEWVLHAANQDLPCLAELGLRPRRLFDTELAARLGGFERVGLAALTESLLGYSLEKHHSAADWSSRPLPESWLTYAALDVEMLTDLRDVLAEELQRQGKAEWAAEEFAALVASGGQPPKVRTDPWRRTSGIHRIRGQRAQARVRALWYARDAVAARRDSAPGRVLPDAAIIAAAELDPQDERTLLTVPGFGGRSVRRLAKTWLEALREARALPDSELPVSPPIEGPPPPHRWADRDPAAAARLARCREVVLQVAGAHNLPPENLISPDSIRRLAWTPPEEITTATVGDTLRGYNARNWQVNLLSPGLAEALPPQE, encoded by the coding sequence GTGACCGACGAACCACCCCTGCACCGTCGGGACGCGCAACGCCAGGCAGGGGACGGACCGCACAACCCAGCCGACGACCGCCCGGCGGCGGAGTCAGACGTGAGGCCCGACCCCTCCCCCGGCGGGGCGGTCCCCTTGCTCGTGCCCCGCGACGGCACGCCCAAGCCCGTGGAGACCGGCAAGGAACTGGACGACGCCGTCGCCCGGTTCGCCGCCGGCACCGGGCCCGTGGCGGTCGACGCCGAGCGCGCCTCCGGATACCGCTACAGCCAGCGGGCGTACCTGGTGCAGTTGCGCCGGGTCGGCGCGGGCACCGTGCTCATCGACCCGCTGCCCCTCGGTGACCTGCGCGTCCTGGACGCGGCGATCGCCGACGCGGAGTGGGTGCTGCACGCCGCCAACCAGGACCTTCCCTGCCTCGCGGAGCTGGGCCTGCGCCCGCGGCGGCTGTTCGACACGGAGCTGGCCGCGCGGCTGGGCGGGTTCGAACGGGTCGGGCTGGCGGCGCTGACCGAGTCGCTGCTCGGCTATTCGCTGGAGAAGCACCACTCCGCGGCGGACTGGTCCAGCCGGCCGCTGCCGGAGTCGTGGCTCACCTACGCGGCGCTGGACGTGGAGATGCTGACCGATCTGCGGGACGTCCTCGCGGAGGAGTTGCAGCGCCAGGGCAAGGCGGAGTGGGCGGCGGAGGAGTTCGCCGCGCTGGTCGCGTCCGGCGGGCAGCCGCCGAAGGTGCGCACCGACCCGTGGCGGCGCACCTCCGGCATCCACCGCATCCGCGGCCAGCGCGCGCAGGCGCGGGTGCGGGCGCTCTGGTACGCCCGGGACGCCGTCGCCGCCCGCCGTGACTCCGCGCCGGGCCGGGTGCTGCCGGACGCCGCCATCATCGCCGCGGCGGAGCTGGACCCGCAGGACGAGCGCACGCTGCTCACCGTGCCGGGCTTCGGCGGCCGATCCGTGCGCCGGCTGGCCAAGACCTGGCTGGAGGCGCTGCGCGAGGCCCGGGCGCTGCCGGACTCGGAGCTGCCGGTCTCGCCGCCGATAGAGGGTCCGCCGCCGCCGCACCGCTGGGCCGATCGGGACCCGGCCGCCGCCGCCCGGCTGGCCCGTTGCCGAGAGGTGGTGCTCCAGGTCGCCGGCGCGCACAACCTGCCGCCGGAGAACTTGATCTCCCCGGACTCGATCCGGCGCCTGGCGTGGACGCCACCGGAGGAGATCACCACCGCGACGGTCGGCGACACGCTGCGCGGATACAACGCCCGCAACTGGCAGGTGAACCTGCTGTCCCCGGGACTGGCGGAGGCGTTGCCGCCGCAGGAGTGA
- a CDS encoding DUF3000 domain-containing protein, whose amino-acid sequence MAPSTVLPETFARAVAGLRATTPRPEILLEEVTAPQRLAPYAFALSATVLRDGEEVATGRLVLLYDPAGHEAWQGRLRLVSYVTAELEPELAADPLLPAVAWTWLTDALETQGATHTALAGTVTQTTSTRFGDLAGPPATADIELRASWTPLDDTAPALTAHLLGWCALLSSTAGLPPPGVTAISPLHR is encoded by the coding sequence ATGGCACCCTCGACCGTTCTCCCGGAGACGTTCGCGCGTGCCGTAGCCGGCCTGCGCGCCACCACCCCCCGCCCGGAGATCCTGCTGGAGGAGGTCACCGCCCCGCAGCGGTTGGCTCCTTACGCGTTCGCGTTGAGCGCCACGGTGCTCCGCGACGGCGAGGAGGTGGCGACCGGTCGCCTGGTGCTGCTGTATGACCCGGCCGGTCACGAGGCGTGGCAGGGCCGGTTGCGGCTGGTCAGCTACGTCACCGCGGAGCTCGAACCGGAGCTGGCCGCGGACCCGCTGCTGCCGGCCGTGGCCTGGACCTGGCTGACCGACGCGCTGGAGACCCAGGGCGCCACGCACACCGCGCTGGCCGGCACGGTCACGCAGACCACGTCGACCCGGTTCGGCGACCTGGCCGGGCCGCCGGCCACCGCCGACATCGAGCTGCGGGCGTCCTGGACCCCGCTGGACGACACCGCACCCGCGCTCACCGCCCACCTGCTCGGCTGGTGCGCGCTGCTCTCCTCCACCGCGGGCCTGCCGCCGCCCGGCGTGACCGCGATCTCCCCCCTCCACCGTTGA
- the hemE gene encoding uroporphyrinogen decarboxylase produces the protein MTTTASGAARASSQVPATADSAFVRAARGLPVPHTPVWFMRQAGRSLPEYRKVREGIPMLESCRRPELVAEITLQPVRRHGVDAAIFFSDIVVPIAAAGIDLEIVAGTGPVIAEPIRDAADVDRLRPITVDDVSFVDEAVRLLTAELGATPLIGFAGAPFTLASYLVEGGPSRTYTRTKAMMYGAPELWNALLDRLADITLEFLRVQIAAGVSAVQLFDSWAGALSEADYRRYVLPHSRKVLHGLADAGVPRIHFGVGTALLLGAMGEAGADVVGVDWRTPLDVAVTQLGAGRAVQGNLDPAVLFAPWPVVEQHVRRILDEGRAAPGHVFNLGHGVLPETDPDVLTRVVELVHAASTR, from the coding sequence ATGACCACCACAGCCTCGGGCGCCGCCCGCGCCTCCTCCCAGGTCCCGGCCACCGCAGACTCCGCGTTCGTGCGCGCCGCCCGGGGTCTGCCGGTGCCGCACACGCCGGTGTGGTTCATGCGCCAGGCGGGCCGGTCCCTGCCGGAGTACCGCAAGGTCCGCGAGGGCATCCCGATGCTGGAGTCCTGCCGCCGGCCCGAGCTGGTGGCGGAGATCACGCTGCAGCCGGTGCGGCGGCACGGCGTGGACGCGGCGATCTTCTTCAGCGACATCGTGGTGCCGATCGCGGCCGCCGGCATCGATCTGGAGATCGTGGCCGGCACCGGTCCGGTGATCGCCGAGCCGATCCGGGACGCCGCCGATGTGGACCGGCTGCGGCCGATCACCGTGGACGACGTCTCGTTCGTCGACGAGGCGGTCCGGCTGCTCACCGCCGAGCTCGGCGCGACGCCGCTGATCGGGTTCGCCGGTGCGCCGTTCACGCTGGCCAGCTACCTGGTCGAGGGCGGGCCGTCGCGGACGTACACGCGGACCAAGGCCATGATGTACGGCGCGCCCGAGCTGTGGAACGCGCTGCTGGACCGGCTGGCGGACATCACGCTCGAGTTCCTCCGCGTGCAGATCGCGGCCGGCGTCTCCGCCGTGCAGCTGTTCGACTCGTGGGCCGGCGCGCTCTCCGAGGCTGACTACCGCCGGTACGTGCTGCCGCACTCGCGGAAGGTGCTGCACGGGCTGGCCGACGCCGGCGTGCCGCGCATCCACTTCGGCGTGGGCACCGCGTTGCTGCTCGGCGCCATGGGCGAGGCCGGGGCGGACGTGGTCGGCGTCGACTGGCGTACCCCGCTGGACGTGGCCGTGACGCAGCTCGGCGCCGGCCGGGCGGTGCAGGGCAACCTCGACCCGGCCGTGCTCTTCGCGCCGTGGCCGGTCGTCGAGCAGCACGTGCGCCGCATCCTGGACGAGGGCCGCGCCGCACCCGGGCACGTCTTCAACCTCGGGCACGGCGTGCTGCCGGAGACGGACCCGGACGTGCTGACCCGCGTCGTCGAGCTGGTCCACGCGGCCTCCACGCGGTAA